From a region of the Eretmochelys imbricata isolate rEreImb1 chromosome 6, rEreImb1.hap1, whole genome shotgun sequence genome:
- the LOC144266069 gene encoding uncharacterized protein F54H12.2-like, producing the protein MLLYVCCKVVKEDRSDIDDDARIALTNYPIATLFNQLDVTLGDHLISQSNNGYPYRALIELILNYSHDTLTTQFSTGGFHKDTAGTHESTPLVGTTIEGFVHRARLTEGSRKLDLLGPLHSNLFCQENRLLNSVDLKIKLMRSKDVFCLLSRDADQNYKVHIISVSLFVKGVKVTPGVRLGHAEALMTASAKYLVDRVGIKVFSIPASSHVSNQENLFLGQLPKQLVIGFIDNDAFSGSYVKNPFNFKHYNINFVALYVDGKQVPAKPLQPDFENGNCVREYMQLVQATGKYVKDRLLLIDHGEFAQGYMQYAFDLTLDQECADHYSLITTGNLRAEIRFATAEWQKGYRSRF; encoded by the coding sequence ATGCTGCTGTACGTGTGCTGCAAGGTGGTAAAAGAAGACAGGTCAGACATTGATGACGACGCCAGGATTGCCCTAACAAActaccccattgccacccttttTAACCAGCTGGATGTTACTCTAGGTGACCATCTCATCAGTCAGAGCAACAATGGTTACCCTTACAGAGCCTTGATAGAGCTGATTTTAAACTACAGCCATGACACCCTCACTACGCAGTTTTCGACAGGAGGGTTTCATAAAGACACGGCGGGGACCCACGAAAGCACCCCTTTGGTCGGCACGACTATTGAGGGGTTTGTGCACAGGGCCAGACTAACggaaggcagcaggaagctggaTCTGTTGGGGCCTCTACACAGCAATTTGTTTTGTCAAGAAAACCGATTGCTGAACAGCGTGGACTTGAAAATTAAACTGATGCGTAGCAAAGATGTCTTTTGCCTCCTGAGCAGGGATGCTGACCAGAATTATAAAGTTCACATTATTTCAGTGTCCCTGTTTGTAAAAGGGGTAAAAGTGACCCCGGGGGTCCGTTTGGGGCATGCTGAAGCTCTAATGACCGCCAGTGCTAAGTACCTGGTAGACAGGGTGGGCATAAAGGTTTTTAGCATTCCAGCCAGCAGTCATGTCAGTAACCAGGAAAACCTctttttgggacagttacccaaacaGCTTGTAATCGGTTTTATAGATAACGATGCCTTCAGTGGCAGCTACGTAAAAAACCCTTTTAACTTTAAACACTATAacattaattttgtggccttgtatgtggatggcAAACAGGTGCCGGCGAAACCCCTACAACCCGATTTTGAGAATGGAAACTGTGTGAGGGAGTACATGCAGCTGGTGCAGGCGACTGGGAAATATGTAAAAGACCGCTTGCTCTTGATTGACCATGGTGAATTTGCCCAGGGCTATATGCAGTACGCTTTCGATCTGACCCTGGACCAGGAGTGCGCCGATCATTATTCTCTGATTACAACTGGAAACCTAAGAGCGGAGATTCGGTTTGCAACAGCAGAATGGCAGAAGGGCTATCGTTCGcggttttaa
- the LOC144267042 gene encoding uncharacterized protein LOC144267042 — protein MEELLKRLLGPLEKKGQRELQRFSKRVEKCLVREGEKLMAENTPEGGAEPAAEVNDRRDSAEHGGLEGAVKALIDPDRIRDLAGALGTDVPPGSAATAVQSEPLPAGATAGAAESPPTVIPDSEQLEILPLDNAEGHTVVLRRPEVSEIFQSQPLVEGSHVAFSCFIAGYFPQELTVTWLRRESGESVATPIKDSADYAIIPKETCAKDRETYQQMVTLSFTPSVQRDQGAEFICQVGHVTLQTPIERSTGTLEVKGVATPNAKEVAPDTREVTPVSKEVTPVFKEVASDSKEVTPVSKEVAPDTRGVTPVSKEVTPVFKEVAPDSKEVTPVSKEVAPDTRGVTPFSKEVTPDSREFKSISREDRENAAGGKETHFVDRHREQLIQRVTLVEGVLDKLLGNVLDSEQYMTITAEKTNPMKMRKLYEFMLSWNRYCKDQLYWALKDKCKFLVADLEGE, from the exons ATGGAGGAGCTGCTGAAGCGGCTGCTGGGGCCCCTGGAGAAGAAGGGCCAGCGGGAGCTGCAGCGCTTCAGCAAGAGGGTGGAGAAGTGcctggtgagggagggggagaagctcaTGGCCGAGAACACGCCGGAGGGAGGGGCGGAGCCGGCCGCGGAGGTTAACGACCGGAGGGACAGCGCCGAGCACGGCGGGCTGGAGGGGGCCGTGAAGGCGCTGATAGACCCGGACCGCATCAGAGACCTGGCAGGGGCACTCGGCACAGACG TGCCCCCTGGATCTGCAGCCACTGCTGTGCAGAGCGAGCCCCTTCCTGCTGGTGCCACAGCCGGAGCAGCCG agtcccctcccactgTGATTCCTGACTCTGAGCAGCTGGAAATTCTCCCTTTGGACAATGCAGAGGGACACACAG TTGTCCTGCGGCGCCCGGAGGTGTCAGAAATATTCCAGTCTCAGCCACTGGTGGAGGGCAGCCACGTGGCCTTCAGCTGCTTCATCGCAGGGTACTTCCCCCAGGAGCTAACTGTGACCTGGCTCAGGAGGGAGAGTGGAGAGAGTGTGGCCACGCCCATCAAGGACTCCGCTGATTATGCCATCATCCCCAAGGAGACCTGTGCCAAAGACAGGGAGACCTACCAGCAGATGGTGACGCTCTCCTTCACCCCATCGGTGCAGAGAGACCAAGGGGCAGAGTTCATCTGCCAGGTGGGACATGTGACCCTGCAGACCCCCATTGAGAGGAGCACTGGGACGCTGGAGGTCAAAG GTGTCGCTACCCCCAACGCCAAGGAAGTTGCCCCCGACACCAGGGAAGTTACTCCTGTTTCCAAGGAAGTTACTCCTGTTTTCAAAGAAGTTGCCTCCGACTCCAAGGAAGTTACTCCTGTTTCCAAGGAAGTTGCCCCCGACACCAGGGGAGTTACTCCTGTTTCCAAGGAAGTTACTCCTGTTTTCAAAGAAGTTGCCCCCGACTCCAAGGAAGTTACTCCTGTTTCTAAGGAAGTTGCCCCCGACACCAGGGGAGTTACTCCTTTTTCCAAAGAAGTTACCCCTGACTCCAGGGAATTTAAGTCCATTTCCAGGGAAGACAGAGAAAACGCAGCTGGTGGAAAAG AGACACACTTTGTTGACCGGCACCGAGAACAGCTCATCCAGCGAGTAACTCTGGTCGAGGGTGTCCTGGATAAGCTGCTGGGTAACGTGTTGGACTCTGAGCAATACATGACCATTACAGCTGAGAAAACCAACCCAATGAAAATGCGGAAACTGTATGAATTCATGCTGAGCTGGAACAGGTATTGCAAGGACCAGCTCTACTGGGCACTGAAGGACAAGTGCAAGTTTCTTGTTGCAGATCTGGAAGGGGAATGA